The following proteins are co-located in the Rippkaea orientalis PCC 8801 genome:
- the rsfS gene encoding ribosome silencing factor, protein MTHYQPFTREISPIVTINANEAPDNAENLVLAIAQAADDRKAHDLVILKVTEISYLTDYFIIATGFSSTQVKAIADAIEEKVAEICHKAPLRVEGKREGTWILEDYGQVIAHIFLPEEREFYNLEAFWGHAQRLELSHLKALVQ, encoded by the coding sequence ATGACTCATTACCAACCATTTACCCGCGAAATATCCCCCATCGTGACGATCAATGCCAACGAAGCCCCAGATAATGCCGAAAATCTTGTCTTAGCCATTGCTCAAGCCGCCGATGATCGCAAAGCCCACGATTTAGTTATCTTGAAAGTGACAGAAATCTCTTACCTGACCGACTACTTTATCATTGCTACCGGGTTCTCCAGCACCCAAGTTAAAGCGATCGCTGATGCCATTGAGGAAAAAGTCGCCGAAATCTGCCACAAAGCCCCCCTAAGGGTGGAAGGAAAACGGGAGGGAACCTGGATTCTTGAAGACTATGGCCAGGTGATCGCCCATATTTTCTTACCCGAAGAACGGGAATTTTATAACCTAGAAGCCTTTTGGGGTCACGCCCAACGGCTAGAATTGTCTCATTTAAAAGCCTTAGTTCAATAA